A region from the Mycolicibacterium phlei genome encodes:
- a CDS encoding IclR family transcriptional regulator, whose translation MRQDSGIGVLDKAVGLLHAVAESPCGLAELCERTGLPRATAHRLAAGLETHRLLTRNGDGRWHLGPALTELASHVDDPLVAAGAVVLPRLRELTGESVQIYRREGTSRICVAALEPPAGLRDTVPVGARLPMTAGSGAKVLLAYADKPTQEAVLPVAKFTERALAEVRKRGWAQSAAEREPGVASVSAPVRDGRGVVIAAISVSGPIDRMGRRPGARWAADLLAASEALTRRL comes from the coding sequence GTGAGACAGGATAGCGGCATCGGCGTTCTCGACAAAGCCGTGGGTCTGCTGCACGCGGTGGCCGAGTCACCCTGCGGCCTGGCCGAACTCTGCGAGCGCACCGGCCTGCCGCGGGCCACCGCCCACCGCCTGGCCGCGGGGCTGGAGACCCACCGTTTGCTCACCCGCAACGGCGACGGCCGCTGGCATCTGGGCCCGGCCCTGACGGAGCTGGCCAGCCACGTCGACGACCCGTTGGTGGCCGCGGGCGCGGTGGTGCTGCCGCGGCTGCGCGAGCTGACCGGGGAGAGCGTGCAGATCTACCGCCGTGAGGGCACCTCGCGGATCTGCGTGGCGGCGCTGGAACCACCTGCCGGACTTCGCGATACCGTCCCGGTCGGTGCCCGGCTGCCGATGACCGCCGGGTCGGGGGCCAAGGTGCTGCTGGCCTACGCGGACAAGCCCACGCAGGAGGCGGTGCTGCCTGTGGCGAAGTTCACCGAGCGGGCGCTGGCCGAGGTGCGCAAGCGCGGCTGGGCGCAGAGCGCCGCCGAACGCGAACCCGGGGTGGCGAGCGTGTCGGCGCCGGTGCGCGACGGGCGTGGCGTGGTGATCGCCGCGATCTCGGTGTCCGGTCCGATCGACCGGATGGGCCGCCGGCCGGGCGCCCGGTGGGCCGCCGACCTGCTGGCCGCCTCCGAGGCGCTCACGCGCCGCCTCTGA
- the leuC gene encoding 3-isopropylmalate dehydratase large subunit, which yields MSTHVSDKPRTLAEKVWDDHVVVPGSGEGAAREPDLIYIDLHLVHEVTSPQAFDGLRLAGRKVRRPDLTIATEDHNVPTIDIDKPIADPVSRTQVETLRRNCEEFGIRLHPMGDVEQGIVHIIGPQLGLTQPGMTIVCGDSHTSTHGAFGALAMGIGTSEVEHVLATQTLSLRPFKTMAVNVDGALPPGVSAKDIVLAVIAKIGTGGGQGHVIEYRGSAIESLSMEGRMTVCNMSIEAGARAGMIAPDDTTFEYLRGRPHAPKGEQWDRAVEAWRQLRTDEGAEFDTEVYIDASTLSPFVTWGTNPGQGVPLSASVPDPEMMTDDAERLAAQKALTYMGLTPGTPMRDIAVDTVFVGSCTNGRIEDLRVVADVLRGRKVADGVRMLIVPGSMRVRQQAEEEGLGEIFVAAGAEWRQAGCSMCLGMNPDQLSPGQRCASTSNRNFEGRQGKGGRTHLVSPAVAAATAVRGTLSSPADLTA from the coding sequence ATGTCCACGCACGTGTCCGACAAGCCGCGCACCCTGGCCGAGAAGGTATGGGACGACCACGTCGTCGTCCCTGGCTCCGGTGAGGGGGCGGCACGTGAGCCCGACCTGATCTACATCGACCTCCACCTCGTGCACGAGGTGACCAGTCCGCAGGCCTTCGACGGGCTGCGGCTGGCGGGACGGAAGGTGCGCAGGCCCGATCTCACGATCGCCACCGAGGACCACAACGTGCCGACGATCGACATCGACAAGCCGATCGCCGATCCGGTGTCGCGCACTCAGGTCGAGACCCTGCGGCGCAACTGCGAGGAGTTCGGCATCCGGCTGCACCCGATGGGCGACGTCGAACAGGGCATCGTGCACATCATCGGACCGCAGCTCGGCCTGACCCAGCCGGGTATGACGATCGTCTGTGGTGACAGCCACACCTCGACGCACGGTGCGTTCGGCGCACTGGCGATGGGCATCGGCACATCCGAGGTCGAGCATGTGCTTGCGACACAGACGCTTTCTTTGCGGCCGTTCAAGACGATGGCGGTCAACGTCGACGGCGCGCTGCCGCCCGGAGTGAGCGCCAAGGACATCGTGCTGGCGGTGATCGCGAAGATCGGCACCGGGGGTGGCCAGGGTCACGTCATCGAGTACCGCGGCAGCGCCATCGAATCGCTGTCGATGGAGGGCCGGATGACGGTCTGCAACATGAGCATCGAGGCCGGTGCCCGCGCCGGCATGATCGCCCCCGACGACACCACTTTCGAGTATCTGCGCGGCCGTCCGCACGCCCCGAAGGGTGAGCAGTGGGACCGCGCCGTCGAGGCCTGGCGGCAGTTGCGCACCGACGAGGGCGCCGAATTCGACACCGAGGTCTACATCGACGCCTCGACGCTGAGCCCGTTCGTCACCTGGGGCACCAACCCGGGGCAGGGCGTTCCGCTGTCGGCCTCGGTTCCGGATCCCGAGATGATGACCGACGACGCCGAGCGACTGGCCGCCCAAAAGGCCTTGACCTATATGGGTCTTACCCCGGGAACCCCGATGCGTGACATCGCCGTCGACACCGTGTTCGTCGGCTCGTGCACCAACGGCCGCATCGAGGATCTGCGTGTCGTGGCCGACGTGCTGCGCGGCCGCAAGGTCGCCGACGGCGTGCGGATGCTCATCGTGCCGGGCTCAATGCGGGTGCGGCAGCAGGCCGAAGAGGAAGGCCTGGGTGAGATCTTCGTCGCAGCCGGCGCCGAGTGGCGGCAGGCCGGTTGTTCGATGTGCCTTGGCATGAATCCAGATCAGCTCTCGCCCGGACAGCGCTGCGCGTCCACCTCCAACCGCAATTTCGAGGGCCGCCAAGGCAAGGGCGGGCGCACCCACCTGGTCTCGCCCGCCGTCGCGGCCGCCACCGCCGTGCGCGGCACCCTGTCCTCGCCCGCCGACCTGACCGCCTGA
- the leuD gene encoding 3-isopropylmalate dehydratase small subunit, whose protein sequence is MEPFRTHTGIGVPLRRSNVDTDQIIPAVYLKRVTRTGFEDGLFAEWRKDPSFVLNLPPFDKGSVLVAGPDFGTGSSREHAVWALMDYGFRVVISSRFADIFRGNAGKAGLLAAEISQDDVEILWKLIEQQPGLEITVNLQDRTISAGTVMVPFRIDDYTAWRLLEGLDDIGLTLRKCDEIAAYEAARPDWKPRTLPA, encoded by the coding sequence ATGGAACCCTTCCGCACTCACACCGGGATCGGCGTGCCGCTGCGCCGCTCCAACGTCGACACCGACCAGATCATCCCGGCGGTCTACCTGAAGCGGGTCACCCGAACGGGTTTCGAGGACGGTCTGTTCGCCGAATGGCGCAAGGATCCGTCGTTCGTGTTGAATCTCCCGCCGTTCGACAAGGGCTCCGTCTTGGTTGCCGGTCCAGATTTCGGCACCGGTTCGTCGCGCGAGCACGCCGTGTGGGCACTGATGGATTACGGATTCCGGGTCGTGATCTCATCCCGTTTCGCCGACATCTTCCGGGGCAATGCGGGCAAGGCCGGCCTTCTTGCGGCGGAAATCTCACAAGATGACGTAGAAATTTTGTGGAAGCTCATCGAGCAGCAGCCGGGGCTGGAAATCACTGTGAATCTTCAAGATCGAACCATCTCCGCCGGAACGGTCATGGTGCCGTTCAGAATTGATGACTACACCGCCTGGCGGCTGCTCGAAGGGCTCGACGATATAGGCCTTACGCTGCGGAAATGCGATGAGATCGCCGCTTACGAGGCGGCGCGGCCGGACTGGAAACCGCGCACCCTTCCGGCCTGA
- a CDS encoding HU family DNA-binding protein has product MNKAELIDVLTEKLGSDRRSATAAVENIVDTIVRAVHKGDSVTITGFGVFEQRRRAARVARNPRTGETVRVKPTNVPAFRPGAQFKAVVSGAQKLPAEGPAVKRGVTASTTRKAAKKAPAKKAAAKKTAAKKAAPAKKAAAKKTVAKKAAPAKKAAAKKTAAKATAKKTAAKKAPAKKAAAKAPAKKTAAKKVAKKAPARKAPAKRGRK; this is encoded by the coding sequence ATGAACAAAGCAGAGCTCATCGACGTACTCACGGAGAAGTTGGGCTCGGATCGTCGGTCGGCCACCGCCGCGGTGGAGAACATCGTCGACACCATCGTGCGCGCGGTCCACAAGGGCGACAGCGTCACGATCACCGGCTTCGGCGTTTTCGAACAGCGCCGTCGCGCCGCGCGTGTCGCGCGTAACCCGCGCACCGGCGAGACCGTCCGCGTCAAGCCGACCAACGTTCCGGCGTTCCGCCCCGGCGCTCAGTTCAAGGCTGTTGTCTCCGGCGCGCAGAAGCTCCCCGCTGAGGGCCCCGCTGTGAAGCGCGGTGTGACGGCGAGCACCACGCGTAAGGCCGCCAAGAAGGCTCCGGCCAAGAAGGCCGCCGCCAAGAAGACCGCTGCGAAGAAGGCCGCGCCGGCCAAGAAGGCAGCCGCCAAGAAGACTGTCGCCAAGAAGGCAGCTCCGGCGAAGAAGGCAGCCGCCAAGAAGACCGCCGCCAAGGCGACGGCCAAGAAGACCGCCGCCAAGAAGGCTCCGGCCAAGAAGGCTGCGGCCAAGGCTCCGGCCAAGAAGACCGCCGCCAAGAAGGTCGCGAAGAAGGCTCCGGCCCGCAAGGCTCCGGCCAAGCGCGGTCGCAAGTAA
- a CDS encoding NUDIX hydrolase: MSTPTIHAAGAVLWRPGAGAAPEVAVIHRPRYDDWSLPKGKVDPGEIEPVTAVREVAEETGYTAHLGRRLVSVSYPVDGAVKKVRYWAARQVSGEFGPNEEVDELKWLPLDEAMKQVGYPHDRKVLRRFAKFPADTKTVLIVRHGTAGSKSRYKGDDRKRPLDKKGRAQAEALVDLLLAFGADTLFAADRVRCVSTLEPLSHRLAAPIHSEPLLTEEAYAEDRKAARQRFLELAAHPGTPVICTQGKVIPDLIEWWCARDGVRPDKSRNRKGSTWVLSFHDGRMIAADHLGSPLAIKR; this comes from the coding sequence GTGAGCACGCCGACGATTCACGCCGCGGGCGCAGTGCTGTGGCGGCCGGGTGCCGGGGCCGCCCCTGAGGTCGCGGTCATCCACCGCCCCCGCTACGACGACTGGTCGCTCCCCAAGGGCAAAGTCGATCCCGGTGAGATCGAACCGGTCACCGCGGTGCGCGAGGTGGCCGAGGAGACCGGCTACACAGCGCATCTGGGCCGCAGGCTGGTGTCGGTGAGCTATCCGGTCGACGGCGCCGTCAAGAAGGTGCGGTACTGGGCGGCGCGGCAGGTCAGCGGCGAGTTCGGCCCCAACGAGGAGGTCGATGAACTCAAGTGGCTGCCGCTCGACGAGGCGATGAAACAGGTCGGCTACCCGCACGACCGAAAAGTCCTGCGCCGCTTCGCGAAGTTTCCTGCCGACACCAAGACCGTGCTGATCGTGCGGCACGGCACCGCCGGAAGCAAATCCCGCTACAAGGGCGACGACCGGAAGCGGCCGCTGGACAAGAAGGGCCGGGCACAGGCCGAGGCGCTGGTCGATCTGCTGCTGGCCTTCGGCGCCGACACGCTCTTCGCCGCGGACCGGGTGCGCTGCGTTTCGACGTTGGAGCCGTTGTCGCACCGACTGGCCGCCCCGATTCACAGTGAGCCGCTGCTGACCGAGGAGGCCTACGCCGAGGACCGCAAGGCCGCCCGGCAACGCTTCCTGGAACTGGCCGCCCACCCGGGCACCCCGGTGATCTGCACGCAGGGCAAGGTGATTCCCGACCTGATCGAGTGGTGGTGCGCCCGGGACGGGGTGCGGCCGGACAAGTCGCGCAACCGCAAGGGCAGCACCTGGGTGCTGTCCTTCCACGACGGCAGGATGATCGCCGCCGACCACCTGGGCAGTCCGCTGGCCATCAAACGCTGA
- a CDS encoding RNA degradosome polyphosphate kinase → MTDAETQILNGDAESPVVTARPQDSDAGDSAPGAPPAATSPAIENALPEDRYLNRELSWLDFNSRVLALAADPSMPLLERAKFLAIFASNLDEFYMVRVAGLKRRDQMGLSVRSADGLSPREQLRRINERTQHLANRHAHVFLDSVRPALAAEGIVILTWAELDDAERARLSTYFHEQVFPVLTPLAVDPAHPFPFVSGLSLNLAITVKHPDDGGQHFARVKVPDNVERFIELAPPDGNPNVVRFLPMEELIAAFLHVLFPGLEIVEHHVFRITRNADFEVEEDRGEDLLQALERELARRRFGSPVRLEVSDDMTEGMLELLLRELDVAPGDVNMVPGLLDLSSLWQIYDLDRPALKDRPFVPATPPAFGERETPKSIFSTLRDGDVLVHHPYDSFSTTVQRFVEQAAADPNVLAIKQTLYRTSGDSPIVNALIDAAAAGKQVVALVEIKARFDEQANIKWARALERAGVHVVYGLIGLKIHCKTCLVVRREGSVIRRYCHIGTGNYNPKTARLYEDIGLLTAAPDIGADLTDLFNSLTGYSRKESYRNLLVAPYGVRKGIIERIEREIAATRDGAQGRIRLKANALVDEQVIDALYRASQAGVRVEVVVRGICALRPQAPGYSDNIVVRSILGRFLEHSRIIHFNAIDEFWIGSADMMHRNLDRRVEVMAQVKDARLKAQLHEIFESAVDPATRCWELGMDGKWTPSPKEGQTVRDHQVSMMERHRQP, encoded by the coding sequence ATGACCGATGCCGAGACCCAGATCCTCAACGGTGACGCCGAGTCGCCGGTCGTGACCGCGCGGCCGCAGGACTCGGATGCGGGTGACTCGGCTCCCGGTGCGCCGCCCGCGGCCACCTCCCCCGCGATCGAGAACGCGCTGCCGGAGGACCGCTATCTCAATCGCGAACTGAGCTGGCTCGACTTCAACTCCCGCGTGCTGGCGCTGGCCGCCGATCCGTCGATGCCGCTACTGGAGCGCGCGAAGTTCCTGGCGATCTTCGCGTCCAATCTCGACGAGTTCTACATGGTGCGCGTCGCGGGCCTCAAGCGGCGCGATCAGATGGGGTTGTCGGTGCGCTCCGCCGACGGGCTCTCCCCGCGCGAACAGTTGCGCCGGATCAACGAACGCACCCAGCATCTGGCGAACCGGCACGCGCATGTCTTCCTGGACTCGGTACGCCCCGCGCTCGCCGCCGAGGGCATCGTGATCCTGACGTGGGCCGAGCTCGACGACGCCGAACGTGCCCGGCTGTCCACCTATTTCCACGAGCAGGTGTTCCCGGTGTTGACGCCGCTGGCGGTCGACCCGGCGCACCCGTTCCCGTTCGTCAGCGGGCTGAGCCTGAACCTCGCGATCACCGTCAAGCACCCCGACGACGGCGGTCAGCACTTCGCGCGAGTCAAGGTGCCCGACAACGTCGAACGCTTCATCGAGTTGGCACCGCCCGACGGCAACCCCAACGTCGTGCGGTTCCTGCCTATGGAGGAACTGATCGCGGCGTTTCTGCACGTGTTGTTCCCCGGTCTGGAGATCGTCGAACACCACGTGTTCCGCATTACCCGCAACGCCGATTTCGAGGTCGAGGAGGACCGCGGCGAGGACCTGTTGCAGGCGCTCGAGCGTGAACTGGCGCGGCGCCGCTTCGGTTCCCCGGTGCGGTTGGAGGTCTCCGACGACATGACCGAGGGCATGCTCGAGTTGCTGTTGCGCGAACTCGACGTGGCACCGGGCGATGTCAACATGGTGCCCGGACTGCTCGATCTGTCGTCGCTGTGGCAGATCTACGACCTGGACCGCCCGGCGTTGAAGGACCGGCCGTTCGTCCCCGCCACGCCACCGGCGTTCGGTGAGCGCGAGACACCCAAGAGCATCTTCTCCACGCTGCGCGACGGCGACGTGCTGGTGCACCACCCGTACGACTCGTTCTCCACCACCGTTCAGCGGTTCGTCGAGCAGGCCGCCGCCGACCCCAACGTGTTGGCGATCAAGCAGACGCTGTACCGCACCTCCGGTGACTCGCCGATCGTCAACGCGCTCATCGACGCGGCCGCCGCAGGCAAGCAGGTGGTGGCGCTGGTGGAGATCAAGGCGCGCTTCGACGAGCAGGCCAACATCAAGTGGGCACGCGCCCTGGAACGTGCCGGCGTGCACGTCGTCTACGGGTTGATCGGGCTCAAGATCCACTGCAAGACCTGTCTGGTGGTGCGCCGCGAGGGTTCGGTGATCCGCCGCTACTGCCATATCGGCACCGGCAACTACAACCCGAAAACCGCCCGGCTGTATGAGGACATCGGCCTGCTGACCGCCGCACCCGACATCGGCGCCGACCTCACCGACCTGTTCAACTCGCTGACCGGCTACTCGCGCAAGGAGTCCTACCGCAACCTGCTGGTGGCCCCGTACGGGGTGCGCAAGGGCATCATCGAGCGCATCGAACGCGAGATCGCCGCCACCCGCGACGGCGCCCAGGGCCGGATCCGGCTGAAGGCCAACGCGTTGGTCGACGAGCAGGTGATCGACGCGCTGTACCGGGCCTCGCAGGCGGGGGTGCGCGTCGAGGTGGTGGTGCGCGGCATCTGTGCGCTGCGCCCGCAGGCTCCCGGCTACTCCGACAACATCGTCGTGCGCTCGATTCTGGGCCGCTTCCTCGAGCATTCGCGGATCATCCACTTCAACGCCATCGACGAGTTCTGGATCGGCAGCGCGGACATGATGCACCGCAACCTCGACCGTCGCGTCGAGGTCATGGCCCAGGTCAAGGATGCCCGCCTCAAGGCGCAGTTACACGAGATCTTCGAATCCGCGGTGGATCCCGCGACCCGGTGCTGGGAGCTGGGGATGGACGGCAAGTGGACGCCGTCGCCGAAGGAGGGCCAGACGGTGCGCGACCATCAGGTGTCGATGATGGAGCGGCACCGACAGCCGTGA
- the cofC gene encoding 2-phospho-L-lactate guanylyltransferase, giving the protein MSGSPEADVGLVIAVKRLAAAKTRLSSVFAAPQREKVVLAMLIDTITAAAAVPAVRAITVVTPDPGAAEAARTLGARVLTDPTPDGHRDPLNNAIAEAEASIRDETPNVVVLQGDLPALRTAELDAAVAAARAYPRSFVGDRHGTGTSALFAFGVGLDPRFGADSAQRHRSSGAVELTGAWPGLRCDIDTPEDLSAARDLGVGAATAAVIDAAG; this is encoded by the coding sequence ACCCGAAGCCGACGTCGGATTGGTGATCGCGGTCAAACGTCTCGCCGCCGCCAAGACGAGGTTGTCGTCGGTCTTCGCCGCACCGCAGCGGGAGAAGGTGGTGTTGGCGATGCTGATCGACACCATCACCGCCGCCGCCGCGGTCCCGGCGGTGCGGGCGATCACCGTCGTCACCCCCGATCCCGGCGCCGCCGAGGCGGCCCGCACCCTGGGCGCGCGCGTCCTCACCGATCCGACGCCGGACGGCCATCGCGACCCGTTGAACAACGCGATCGCCGAGGCTGAGGCCAGCATCCGCGACGAGACACCGAACGTCGTTGTGTTGCAGGGCGATCTGCCTGCCCTGCGGACCGCGGAGCTGGATGCGGCGGTGGCGGCCGCGCGGGCGTACCCGCGCAGCTTCGTCGGAGACCGGCACGGCACCGGGACCTCGGCGCTGTTCGCGTTCGGGGTGGGCCTGGACCCGCGGTTCGGCGCCGACTCCGCACAACGCCACCGCAGTTCCGGCGCCGTCGAGTTGACCGGTGCCTGGCCGGGACTGCGCTGCGATATCGACACCCCCGAGGATCTGTCGGCCGCGCGCGATCTGGGTGTGGGCGCGGCGACCGCCGCGGTGATCGACGCCGCCGGGTGA